The genomic region AGCGCCGGGATCGCCTCGCGGGAATACAGTTGCTGGTCGTCCTTGCCGTGCAACGCAGCGCGGTGATGGCGGAACTGGCCGGCGTAGAGTTCCTTCATCGCATTGCCTTGCAGCAGCTCGACGTTGTAGCCGTGTTCGCGGGCACGCCCGGCGCAGAAGGCTTCGAGCAGATGTTCTTCAGCTTCCGTGCGGGCAAACAGGTAAGAACCATTGCGCTTGAGCGCAAGGCCCGCCGTTTGCGCCCATTGGCCCCAGATCTCGCGACTCTGGCGGGCCAGGTCCAGCATCGGCCCCGGCGGCTGGCCGGTGACCAGCGCTTGGCCGAAGTTGCGTACCGAGGCGCCCAGAGGCGTGGCGCTGCGCTCGAACACCTTGACCTTGAGGCCGCGCTTGGCGGCGGCATAAGCGTGGGACAGGCCGAGGATGCCGGCGCCGATGATCAGCAGGTCGCTGTGGTGTGTCATGGAGTGATGTCCTGAATTCGAAGCCGCTATCGCAGGCAAGCCAGCTCCCACATTTTGATGTGTGAATACCTTCAAATGTGGGAGCTGGCTTGCCTGCGAAGGGGCCATAAGCCCTAACGAAAACCTTACTGACCCGCCACCTTCTCCGACTTACCGTCATAGCGCTTGCGCCATTCAGTCAGGATGCTGTCGCGGTTCTTCGACGCCCAGGCAAAGTCGTTCTTGATCAGGCGCTGCTCGTAATCGGCCGGCAACTCGGTCTGCGGCTTGGCGATACCTGGTTGGGCAAGGATGGCGAAGTTGGCCTTATACAGCTCCATCGCCGCTGGGCTGGCGGAGAAGTCAGCGAGTTTTTTCGCGGCGTCGCCGTGGGCGCTGCCTTTGATCACAGCGGTGGCTTCGATCTCCCAGCCCAGGCCCTCTTTCGGCAGGATGATGTCCAACGGGGCACCCTGGCGTTTGAGTTGAATCGCCGGGTACTCGAAGGAAATCCCAATCGGGAACTCACCGGACGCCGCCAGCTTGCATGGCTTGGAGCCGGAGTGAACGTACTGGCCGATGTTCTGGTGCAGATCGTCCATGTATTGCCAGCCTTGCTTCTCGCCGAAGGTCTGCAACCAGGCGCTGACATCCAGGAAGCCGGTGCCGGAGGACGCCGGGTTGGGCATCACGATCTTGCCCTTGTACTCAGGCTTGGTCAGGTCCTGCCAGCTCACCGGCTTGGCCAGGCCCTGCTTTTGGGCTTCGATGGTGTTGAAGCAGATGGTCGCGGCCCATACGTCCATGCCGACCCAGGCCGGCGGGTTGGCGGCGTCGCGGTAGTGTTCGCCGATCTTGTCCAGGTCTTTGGGCGCGTAGTTGTCGAGCATGCCTTGCTGGTCGAGGATCGCCAGGCTGGAGGCGGCCAAACCCCACACCAC from Pseudomonas synxantha harbors:
- a CDS encoding putative 2-aminoethylphosphonate ABC transporter substrate-binding protein — translated: MFKPLALVAAVLTAFSLNAFAKTELTVYTALEAEQLKTYKKAFEQANPDVEIKWVRDSTGIITAKLLAEKDRPQADVVWGLAASSLAILDQQGMLDNYAPKDLDKIGEHYRDAANPPAWVGMDVWAATICFNTIEAQKQGLAKPVSWQDLTKPEYKGKIVMPNPASSGTGFLDVSAWLQTFGEKQGWQYMDDLHQNIGQYVHSGSKPCKLAASGEFPIGISFEYPAIQLKRQGAPLDIILPKEGLGWEIEATAVIKGSAHGDAAKKLADFSASPAAMELYKANFAILAQPGIAKPQTELPADYEQRLIKNDFAWASKNRDSILTEWRKRYDGKSEKVAGQ